One region of Streptomyces capillispiralis genomic DNA includes:
- a CDS encoding amino acid adenylation domain-containing protein, producing MSITHQDAAVAPRTPERSAAPAGAACHALRVRLTAGPAADGPDALAARFTALAAALPAATAPAAAAPGTARLWTERVPCGAGAPAARRWRDRELGRPLPAGGAPLRAVLLHYADDAADLIVVAHRAALDTTALHAFTARLLGGTGDFAPTAGRAPDAEGGADGTAGRPDWGLGRPHGPDTPVTRVLPLPPGHPETDAEGWATALGVVLARYEGVTRPALALLAPGRPAVPAPVAADGGHTLGTVDKELRAALAADGDHPAPAAAVGLVCADRDPAAGLPGADHAEYRPFLLPPFPVTVTVTRDATGGRALRCDHSARTLSDDIADQLLRHVSRVHRTLAEAPDTLVADARPWDEEDDARRAEHRRSAPPPPFTPRRVDTAVAEIAAARPDAVAVRHEGTRLTYGALDHRADRLAHALRTLGVRDRDRVGVCLDRSAELIVVLLAVLKAGATYVPMDPAHPEDRLAYTTADAGLTTVVTDRAGFPGGTAARVLTPAALEELAPERCDGPPPSETGADDPAYVIYTSGSTGRPKGCVIPHVNVLALMAATTGDFGLGADDTWTLFHSSAFDFSVWEIWGCLLTGGRLVVVPYWVSRSPEDFHRLLREERVTVLSQTPSAFAHLVEVERDGADPAPVRLVVFGGEGLDPRMLLPWFDRHPETACRVVNMYGITETTVHVTAQTVTRAEALTASKSVGHALPGWWVRVADPEGRPLPAGVAGEIYVGGAGVAAHYLNQPDLTAQRFLTDARTGERLYRSGDKGRLLPDGRLEHLGRLDSQVKLRGFRIELDEIRSVLLDHPQVTAAAVVLNRTDPDDAATAQLDAYVVMDGDDTASVRQRAGRFLPAYMVPSTVTALERMPLTTNGKLDTRRLPRPAPTAAPAAPAAPEAVTAPAGPVAAPGGDPFEQVLLEVWSEVLGVSVGPDDNFFDLGGNSLLAMRVGAALRRRGGHTVAMRDLYLRPTIRQLAADRAG from the coding sequence GTGTCGATCACTCACCAGGACGCCGCCGTCGCGCCGCGCACGCCCGAGCGGTCCGCCGCCCCGGCCGGCGCGGCCTGCCACGCGCTGCGCGTCCGCCTCACCGCCGGGCCGGCGGCGGACGGACCGGACGCGCTCGCCGCCCGGTTCACCGCCCTGGCCGCCGCGCTGCCCGCCGCCACCGCGCCGGCGGCGGCCGCCCCCGGCACCGCGCGGCTGTGGACCGAGCGGGTGCCGTGCGGCGCCGGCGCGCCCGCCGCCCGGCGGTGGCGGGACCGCGAACTCGGCCGCCCGCTGCCCGCCGGGGGCGCCCCGCTGCGCGCGGTGCTGCTGCACTACGCCGACGACGCCGCCGACCTGATCGTGGTCGCCCACCGGGCCGCCCTGGACACGACGGCCCTGCACGCCTTCACCGCCCGGCTGCTCGGCGGCACGGGCGACTTCGCCCCCACCGCCGGGAGGGCGCCGGACGCCGAAGGCGGCGCGGACGGGACCGCCGGCCGGCCCGACTGGGGGCTCGGCCGCCCGCACGGCCCGGACACCCCCGTGACCCGTGTGCTGCCCCTGCCGCCCGGGCACCCCGAGACGGACGCCGAGGGCTGGGCCACGGCCCTCGGCGTCGTCCTCGCCCGCTACGAGGGCGTCACCCGGCCCGCGCTCGCCCTGCTCGCCCCGGGCCGCCCGGCCGTCCCGGCACCGGTCGCGGCGGACGGCGGGCACACCCTCGGCACCGTCGACAAGGAACTGCGCGCCGCCCTGGCCGCCGACGGGGACCACCCCGCCCCGGCCGCCGCCGTGGGCCTGGTGTGCGCCGACCGCGACCCGGCCGCCGGACTGCCCGGCGCCGACCACGCCGAGTACCGGCCGTTCCTGCTGCCGCCCTTCCCGGTGACCGTCACCGTCACCCGGGACGCGACCGGCGGGCGCGCCCTGCGCTGCGACCACTCCGCGCGCACGCTCTCCGACGACATCGCCGACCAGCTGCTGCGGCACGTCAGCCGGGTGCACCGCACGCTCGCCGAGGCCCCGGACACCCTCGTCGCCGACGCCCGTCCCTGGGACGAGGAGGACGACGCCCGCCGCGCCGAGCACCGCCGGTCCGCGCCGCCACCGCCCTTCACGCCCCGGCGCGTCGACACCGCCGTCGCCGAGATCGCCGCCGCCCGGCCGGACGCCGTCGCCGTGCGCCACGAGGGCACCCGGCTGACGTACGGCGCACTCGACCACCGCGCCGACCGGCTGGCGCACGCCCTGCGCACCCTCGGTGTACGGGACCGCGACCGGGTCGGGGTGTGCCTGGACCGCTCCGCCGAACTGATCGTCGTACTGCTCGCGGTGCTCAAGGCGGGCGCCACCTACGTGCCGATGGACCCCGCCCACCCGGAGGACCGGCTCGCCTACACGACCGCCGACGCCGGACTCACCACGGTCGTCACCGACCGCGCCGGCTTCCCCGGCGGCACCGCCGCCCGCGTCCTGACCCCCGCCGCGCTCGAGGAGCTGGCCCCCGAACGGTGCGACGGGCCCCCGCCGTCGGAGACCGGCGCCGACGACCCGGCGTACGTCATCTACACCTCCGGCTCCACCGGCCGCCCCAAGGGCTGCGTCATCCCGCACGTCAACGTGCTCGCCCTGATGGCCGCCACCACCGGCGACTTCGGACTCGGCGCCGACGACACCTGGACGCTGTTCCACTCCAGCGCCTTCGACTTCTCGGTGTGGGAGATCTGGGGCTGTCTGCTCACCGGGGGCCGGCTCGTGGTCGTCCCCTACTGGGTGTCGCGCTCCCCGGAGGACTTCCACCGGCTGCTGCGCGAGGAGCGGGTGACGGTGCTCAGCCAGACCCCGTCGGCCTTCGCCCACCTGGTGGAGGTCGAGCGGGACGGCGCGGACCCCGCGCCGGTCCGGCTGGTCGTCTTCGGCGGCGAGGGGCTCGACCCGCGGATGCTGCTGCCCTGGTTCGACCGCCACCCGGAGACCGCGTGCCGGGTGGTCAACATGTACGGCATCACCGAGACCACGGTGCACGTGACCGCGCAGACCGTCACCCGGGCCGAGGCCCTCACCGCCTCCAAGTCGGTCGGGCACGCGCTGCCCGGCTGGTGGGTGCGGGTCGCCGACCCCGAGGGCCGGCCGCTGCCCGCCGGAGTCGCCGGGGAGATCTACGTCGGCGGCGCCGGCGTCGCCGCCCACTACCTGAACCAGCCCGACCTCACCGCGCAGCGCTTCCTGACCGACGCGCGCACCGGTGAACGCCTCTACCGCAGCGGCGACAAGGGCCGGCTGCTGCCCGACGGCCGGCTGGAGCACCTGGGCCGGCTGGACAGCCAGGTCAAGCTGCGCGGCTTCCGCATCGAACTGGACGAGATCCGCTCCGTGCTGCTGGACCACCCGCAGGTCACGGCGGCGGCCGTGGTGCTCAACCGGACCGACCCGGACGACGCGGCGACCGCCCAGCTCGACGCGTACGTGGTGATGGACGGCGACGACACCGCCTCCGTGCGGCAGCGCGCCGGCCGCTTCCTGCCCGCGTACATGGTCCCGTCCACGGTCACCGCCCTGGAGCGGATGCCGCTCACCACCAACGGCAAGCTCGACACCCGCCGGCTGCCCCGGCCCGCCCCGACGGCCGCCCCCGCCGCGCCCGCCGCCCCGGAGGCCGTCACCGCGCCCGCCGGGCCCGTGGCGGCGCCGGGCGGCGACCCGTTCGAGCAGGTGCTGCTGGAGGTCTGGAGCGAGGTGCTCGGCGTGTCCGTCGGCCCGGACGACAACTTCTTCGACCTGGGCGGCAATTCGCTGCTCGCCATGCGGGTGGGCGCCGCGCTGCGCCGGCGCGGCGGGCACACGGTGGCCATGCGCGACCTGTACCTGCGCCCGACGATCCGGCAGCTCGCCGCGGACCGCGCCGGATGA
- a CDS encoding non-ribosomal peptide synthetase has product MTHEDNTMADPTLVELFQAQAARTPDAVAVHSGGRELDYAGLNRRANLLAHRLLSRGIGPEDVVGVRLPRSADLLVALLGVLKTGAAYVPVDADCPAGRLAYIVEDTGLRLMLVPDGEDTGAAGDGPLTVPVPAEVDAAEAAGALAHDPTDADRPAPLTARNLAYVIYTSGSTGRPKGVTVQHDTLVRYLEFARAAYPGLADSALLHSPVAFDLTVTALYGPLLQGGRVCVGSLDREPEPGTAAGRPAFVKATPSHLPLLTALPAELSPTGELVVGGEMLIGDVVERWRKTHPGATVVNEYGPTEATVGCCVFSLAPDDPAEPGATPIGRPTPGTELHVLDERLNPVPAGTEGELYIAGGQVARGYLGRPGLTAERFVAAPGGGRMYRTGDIARMRPDGNLEYLGRTDDQVKIRGYRIELGEVTSVMAAQAGVRQAAVIAREDAAGDRYLAGYVVPEDGDAPDPAGLRESVARLLPPYMVPSAVVVVGALPLTSNGKLDKDALPEPPAADAPTGAAPRSEAEVRLCALYAEVLGLPAVHLDDDFFSRGGDSLRAARLATKARRAGWTFGLRDVLELRTPRALAAYAPEAPAEGALS; this is encoded by the coding sequence GTGACCCACGAGGACAACACGATGGCCGACCCGACCCTTGTCGAACTCTTCCAGGCGCAGGCGGCGCGCACCCCGGACGCGGTCGCCGTGCACAGCGGCGGACGGGAGCTGGACTACGCCGGGCTCAACCGCCGGGCCAACCTGCTCGCGCACCGGCTGCTGAGCCGCGGCATCGGCCCGGAGGACGTGGTCGGGGTCCGGCTGCCCCGCTCCGCCGACCTGCTGGTGGCCCTGCTGGGCGTGCTCAAGACCGGTGCCGCCTATGTGCCGGTCGACGCCGACTGCCCGGCCGGGCGGCTGGCGTACATCGTCGAGGACACCGGCCTGCGGCTGATGCTCGTACCGGACGGCGAGGACACCGGCGCGGCCGGGGACGGCCCGCTGACCGTCCCCGTGCCCGCCGAGGTCGACGCCGCCGAGGCGGCCGGCGCCCTCGCGCACGACCCGACCGACGCCGACCGGCCGGCCCCGCTCACCGCCCGCAACCTGGCGTACGTCATCTACACCTCCGGCTCCACCGGCCGCCCCAAGGGCGTGACCGTGCAGCACGACACGCTCGTGCGCTACCTGGAGTTCGCCCGCGCCGCCTACCCGGGCCTGGCGGACAGCGCGCTGCTGCACTCCCCGGTGGCGTTCGACCTCACGGTCACCGCGCTGTACGGGCCGCTGCTGCAGGGCGGCCGGGTGTGCGTCGGATCGCTGGACCGGGAGCCCGAGCCCGGTACGGCGGCGGGCCGGCCCGCCTTCGTCAAGGCCACCCCCTCGCACCTGCCGCTGCTCACCGCGCTGCCCGCCGAGCTGTCCCCGACCGGTGAACTGGTCGTCGGCGGCGAGATGCTGATCGGCGACGTGGTCGAGCGGTGGCGGAAGACCCACCCCGGCGCGACCGTCGTCAACGAGTACGGCCCGACCGAGGCGACCGTCGGCTGCTGCGTGTTCTCCCTCGCCCCCGACGACCCGGCCGAGCCGGGCGCCACCCCCATCGGCCGCCCCACCCCGGGCACCGAACTGCACGTCCTGGACGAGCGGCTGAACCCTGTCCCGGCCGGCACCGAGGGCGAGCTGTACATCGCGGGCGGCCAGGTCGCGCGCGGCTACCTGGGCCGGCCCGGGCTGACCGCGGAACGGTTCGTGGCCGCGCCCGGCGGCGGACGCATGTACCGCACCGGCGACATCGCGCGGATGCGGCCCGACGGGAACCTGGAGTACCTGGGCCGCACCGACGACCAGGTCAAGATCCGCGGCTACCGCATCGAACTGGGCGAGGTCACCTCCGTGATGGCCGCCCAGGCCGGGGTGCGGCAGGCGGCCGTGATCGCCCGCGAGGACGCCGCCGGCGACCGCTACCTGGCGGGCTACGTCGTCCCCGAGGACGGCGACGCCCCCGACCCGGCCGGACTGCGCGAGTCCGTCGCCCGGCTGCTGCCCCCGTACATGGTCCCGTCGGCCGTCGTCGTGGTCGGCGCCCTGCCGCTGACCTCCAACGGCAAGCTCGACAAGGACGCCCTGCCCGAACCGCCCGCCGCCGACGCCCCCACGGGCGCCGCGCCGCGCAGCGAGGCCGAGGTCCGGCTGTGCGCCCTGTACGCCGAGGTCCTCGGCCTGCCCGCGGTCCACCTCGACGACGACTTCTTCAGCCGGGGCGGGGACAGCCTGCGCGCCGCCCGCCTCGCCACCAAGGCCCGCAGGGCCGGCTGGACCTTCGGCCTGCGCGACGTACTGGAACTGCGCACCCCGCGCGCCCTGGCGGCGTACGCCCCCGAAGCCCCGGCCGAGGGAGCGCTGTCGTGA
- a CDS encoding NAD(P)/FAD-dependent oxidoreductase, with translation MTAGPLGSAGHVVVVGASVGGSRLAAGLRETGHTGRITLVDPDPDAPYDRPPLSKQILAGDWDAERASLGDPARWDAAHVVAAAAALDTGQRRLHLDDGTRLGYDRLVLACGAAPRTLPGMPRGGVHVLRTLADCHRLRAGLDRARHGRLVVVGGGLIGAEVASTARARGMDVTVVEALPAPLSGLLGEEVAAELALLHADNGVRLLTGTGVTALLGEPDVTGVALTDGRVLPADVVVVGIGVRPATGWLAGSGVPLHDDGGILCDAYGAADAGRTVYAVGDAARWYDPLLARHVRVEHWTNAVAQADAVARSITGPEPVPSGGEFFVWSDQYGGKITVLGRPGPDDDITVVRAGGGRRRFAVAYRRGTRLAAVLTVNWPKALLTARRALSAHGGADDVVTTWKAL, from the coding sequence GTGACCGCCGGACCCCTGGGCAGCGCCGGGCACGTGGTCGTCGTCGGTGCCTCCGTCGGTGGCAGCCGACTCGCGGCGGGACTGCGCGAGACCGGTCACACCGGGCGGATCACCCTGGTCGACCCCGACCCGGACGCCCCCTACGACCGGCCGCCGCTGTCCAAGCAGATCCTCGCCGGGGACTGGGACGCGGAGCGCGCCTCGCTCGGCGACCCCGCGCGGTGGGACGCCGCACACGTGGTCGCCGCGGCGGCCGCGCTGGACACCGGACAGCGCCGGCTGCACCTCGACGACGGCACCCGCCTCGGCTACGACCGGCTGGTCCTGGCCTGCGGTGCCGCGCCCCGCACCCTCCCCGGCATGCCGCGCGGAGGTGTGCACGTGCTGCGCACCCTCGCCGACTGCCACCGGCTGCGGGCCGGCCTCGACCGTGCGCGCCACGGCCGGCTGGTCGTCGTCGGCGGCGGTCTCATCGGCGCCGAGGTGGCCTCCACCGCCCGCGCCCGCGGCATGGACGTGACCGTGGTGGAGGCCCTGCCCGCACCGCTGTCCGGGCTGCTCGGCGAGGAGGTGGCCGCCGAACTCGCCCTGCTCCACGCCGACAACGGCGTACGGCTGCTCACCGGCACCGGCGTCACCGCACTGCTCGGCGAGCCGGACGTCACCGGCGTCGCCCTCACCGACGGCCGGGTGCTGCCCGCCGACGTCGTGGTCGTCGGCATCGGCGTGCGCCCCGCCACCGGCTGGCTGGCCGGCTCCGGCGTCCCGCTGCACGACGACGGCGGCATCCTGTGCGACGCGTACGGCGCCGCCGACGCCGGACGCACCGTATACGCCGTCGGCGACGCCGCCCGCTGGTACGACCCGCTGCTCGCCCGGCACGTCCGCGTGGAGCACTGGACCAACGCCGTGGCACAGGCCGACGCCGTCGCCCGCAGCATCACCGGGCCCGAACCGGTGCCCAGCGGCGGCGAGTTCTTCGTCTGGTCCGACCAGTACGGCGGCAAGATCACCGTGCTCGGCCGGCCGGGACCCGACGACGACATCACCGTGGTCCGCGCCGGCGGCGGGCGCCGCCGCTTCGCCGTCGCCTACCGGCGCGGCACGCGACTGGCCGCCGTACTGACCGTCAACTGGCCCAAGGCCCTGCTGACGGCCCGGCGGGCGCTGTCGGCGCACGGCGGCGCGGACGACGTCGTCACCACCTGGAAAGCCCTGTAG
- a CDS encoding alpha/beta fold hydrolase: protein MLRQGDVEPLVLRQRTGSGEAGRRALLLHGLGSSESCWDAFVEHRPPGLELWSAGLPWRAGGTFAVAERDDSAWITEAIRRIPGGADVVIAHSYATVLLLTLLADLAAAGRDPREELGVRGVVLVSPFYREHPEDFTWAELPAFLDLLRLGAEDGISARSRKPLAPDLRAEMAERSCEQLGPHWVVRHLHVYLRTPFLPVDLVGLPVHVVIGDRDPIAPPAEGARLAARLGNASIHRIEGCAHTPMAERPDLFSLAVQQFLTTLPAGHPPAAVT from the coding sequence GTGCTCCGACAAGGCGATGTCGAGCCGCTCGTGCTCAGGCAGCGGACCGGGTCCGGCGAAGCCGGCCGGCGTGCGCTGCTGCTGCACGGCCTCGGCAGCAGCGAGAGCTGCTGGGACGCCTTCGTGGAACACCGGCCGCCCGGACTGGAGTTGTGGAGCGCCGGCCTGCCCTGGCGGGCGGGCGGCACCTTCGCGGTGGCCGAACGCGACGACAGCGCCTGGATCACCGAGGCGATCCGCCGGATCCCCGGCGGCGCCGACGTGGTGATCGCCCACTCCTACGCCACGGTCCTGCTGCTCACCCTGCTCGCCGACCTGGCGGCGGCCGGCCGGGACCCGCGCGAGGAACTCGGCGTGCGGGGCGTCGTCCTGGTCTCGCCGTTCTACCGGGAGCACCCGGAGGACTTCACCTGGGCCGAGCTGCCCGCCTTCCTCGACCTGCTGCGGCTGGGCGCGGAGGACGGCATCAGCGCCAGGTCGCGCAAGCCGCTCGCCCCGGACCTGCGGGCCGAGATGGCCGAACGGTCCTGCGAACAGCTCGGCCCGCACTGGGTCGTCCGCCACCTGCACGTCTACCTGCGCACCCCCTTCCTGCCCGTCGACCTGGTGGGCCTGCCCGTGCACGTCGTCATCGGCGACCGGGACCCGATCGCGCCACCGGCCGAGGGCGCACGCCTCGCGGCCCGGCTCGGCAACGCCTCGATCCACCGCATCGAGGGCTGCGCGCACACCCCGATGGCCGAGCGCCCTGACCTCTTCTCGCTCGCCGTCCAGCAATTCCTCACCACGCTGCCGGCGGGGCACCCCCCGGCGGCGGTCACCTGA
- a CDS encoding thioesterase family protein has protein sequence MATLTDVDIKKLLTESSSVTMRPSYEGGNINTAIGFKCDNYLLEAAVLDHFRAVGLGATELYLVHGVNFDVVGVDTRLHTVLTLDDDVTVEVTPKTKDTDREMVFAVAAIVERDGAPKKAVTSKFRVLLRRDTAIPDPAPLPAELERFVVDRLATAEPAELASAPVDDLHGAFHRGEDASTDPVLAEIIGDDNAIGWKWRIPYYYCHFTERMQMSGYLRQMEEAKHLFVASRGISIKRLLDERGWIPVVTQNKLRFTDEAVMEEDLYSVYTVESVFKDMLYTSRMDFYVVRDGKLVKTATGEITHGYCHKETPDSEWQMAVFDDEVLRALRGE, from the coding sequence ATGGCCACCCTGACCGATGTCGACATCAAGAAACTGCTGACCGAATCGAGTTCGGTGACGATGCGCCCCTCCTACGAGGGCGGCAACATCAATACCGCGATCGGTTTCAAGTGCGACAACTACCTGCTCGAAGCGGCGGTGCTCGACCACTTCCGGGCCGTCGGCCTCGGCGCCACCGAGCTGTACCTGGTGCACGGCGTCAACTTCGACGTGGTCGGCGTCGACACCCGGCTGCACACCGTGCTCACCCTGGACGACGACGTGACCGTCGAGGTCACCCCGAAGACCAAGGACACCGACCGCGAGATGGTGTTCGCGGTGGCCGCGATCGTCGAGCGCGACGGCGCCCCCAAGAAGGCCGTCACCTCCAAGTTCCGTGTGCTGCTGCGCCGTGACACCGCCATCCCCGACCCCGCGCCGCTCCCCGCGGAGCTGGAGCGCTTCGTGGTCGACCGGCTCGCCACCGCCGAGCCCGCCGAGCTGGCCTCCGCCCCGGTGGACGACCTGCACGGCGCCTTCCACCGCGGTGAGGACGCCTCCACCGACCCGGTGCTCGCCGAGATCATCGGCGACGACAACGCCATCGGCTGGAAGTGGCGCATCCCCTACTACTACTGCCACTTCACCGAGCGCATGCAGATGTCGGGCTACCTGCGCCAGATGGAGGAGGCCAAGCACCTCTTCGTCGCCTCCCGCGGCATCAGCATCAAGCGGCTCCTCGACGAGCGCGGCTGGATCCCCGTGGTGACGCAGAACAAGCTGCGCTTCACCGACGAGGCGGTCATGGAGGAGGACCTGTACTCGGTCTACACCGTGGAGTCGGTCTTCAAGGACATGCTCTACACCTCCCGCATGGACTTCTACGTGGTGCGCGACGGCAAGCTCGTCAAGACCGCCACCGGCGAGATCACCCACGGCTACTGCCACAAGGAGACCCCCGACTCGGAGTGGCAGATGGCCGTCTTCGACGACGAGGTCCTGCGCGCGCTGCGCGGCGAGTGA
- a CDS encoding 2-hydroxychromene-2-carboxylate isomerase — MASRRRPRWYFSLRSPYSWFAYRDLMSTHPEVLDAIDWLPFWEPDEETARLLADEGVTLPIVAMSRAKNFYILQDTRRLATERGLDVSWPIDRDPCWEVAHLAWIAADDEGRGKEFVAAAYQARWQDAKNISDPEVIAGIAEELGLDAQRLSTATEDPDLRKRGAALLAESAHDGLFGVPFFLHGRDKFWGVDRVRPFVRAVLGADAAAPAGQRAADAPDPATHADLLAAGGDQGHAGGCG, encoded by the coding sequence ATGGCTTCCCGCCGCCGGCCGCGCTGGTACTTCTCCCTGCGCAGCCCCTACTCCTGGTTCGCGTACCGCGACCTGATGAGCACCCACCCCGAGGTGCTCGACGCCATCGACTGGCTGCCGTTCTGGGAGCCGGACGAGGAGACCGCACGGCTGCTGGCCGACGAGGGCGTCACCCTCCCGATCGTCGCCATGAGCCGGGCGAAGAACTTCTACATCCTCCAGGACACCCGCCGGCTCGCCACCGAGCGCGGGCTGGACGTCAGCTGGCCCATCGACCGCGACCCCTGCTGGGAGGTGGCCCACCTGGCGTGGATCGCCGCCGACGACGAGGGCCGCGGCAAGGAGTTCGTGGCCGCCGCCTACCAGGCCCGCTGGCAGGACGCCAAGAACATCTCCGACCCGGAGGTGATCGCCGGCATCGCCGAGGAACTCGGCCTGGACGCCCAGCGGCTGTCCACCGCGACCGAGGACCCCGACCTGCGCAAGCGGGGCGCGGCCCTGCTCGCCGAGTCCGCCCACGACGGTCTGTTCGGCGTGCCCTTCTTCCTCCACGGCCGGGACAAGTTCTGGGGCGTGGACCGGGTGCGGCCCTTCGTCCGCGCCGTCCTCGGCGCCGACGCGGCCGCACCCGCCGGGCAGCGGGCCGCCGACGCCCCGGACCCCGCCACCCACGCCGACCTGCTGGCGGCCGGCGGCGACCAGGGCCACGCCGGCGGCTGCGGCTGA
- a CDS encoding phytoene desaturase family protein, producing MDSDAHGTARGTDWDAVVVGAGLGGLTAAAYLAAAGKRVLVLEQFSIVGGNSHVFRRRRAYEFDVGVHYLGDCAPGGVIPSILSGVGLGDRVDFLEMDQDGFDLIRVPGVSVDMPAGWDAYRKRLTEAMPEEAAGLNTFVDVCSALGDEQRSALFEAHGWAPQDIAARTATIRQWGRRTLDDLFRHCGLSSRARTVLAAQAPNYGLTPKQATVARHTSVTDHYLRGAYYPAGGGQVLAAGLVEVIEAHGGQVRTRSRVARILVEDGTVRGVHLESGEVVTAGLVVSNADYPRTVLELVGPEHFQKSVVTRTAQARMGMPWLVLYLGLDTDLRERPNANLWWYDTDDIDGYFDRVSGGETGEVPFLFCSFASLKDPHNRELCPPGHANLQVMTLCPPDYAWWGVEEGPAGGGDYRRNPTYLRRKQELTEATLDAAEKALGPLRPHLTHIEAATPLTHERYTLSTGGTPFGMAEWGGTARPGTATAVKGLHVVGASTQAGNGIAGVMLGGIGCAGDILGEPLLAAARAGTVYGDPDLLPARAEGWDPREVCRGSARRTAPARPRPFHLPSPGPAGARG from the coding sequence GTGGACAGCGACGCGCACGGCACCGCGCGCGGCACCGACTGGGATGCCGTCGTGGTCGGTGCCGGACTCGGCGGCCTGACCGCCGCCGCGTACCTGGCCGCCGCGGGCAAGCGCGTCCTGGTACTGGAGCAGTTCTCGATCGTGGGCGGCAACAGCCATGTGTTCCGGCGACGCCGCGCCTACGAATTCGATGTGGGCGTCCACTACCTGGGCGACTGTGCCCCCGGCGGAGTCATCCCGAGCATCCTGTCCGGCGTCGGACTCGGTGACCGGGTGGACTTCCTGGAGATGGACCAGGACGGCTTCGACCTGATCCGCGTACCGGGCGTGTCCGTCGACATGCCGGCCGGCTGGGACGCGTACCGCAAGCGTCTCACCGAGGCCATGCCCGAGGAGGCCGCGGGCCTGAACACGTTCGTCGACGTCTGCTCGGCGCTCGGCGACGAGCAGCGCTCCGCGCTGTTCGAGGCCCACGGGTGGGCGCCGCAGGACATCGCCGCCCGCACCGCCACCATCCGGCAGTGGGGCAGGCGGACGCTGGACGACCTGTTCCGGCACTGCGGGCTGTCCTCCCGGGCCCGTACCGTGCTCGCCGCCCAGGCCCCCAACTACGGGCTCACCCCGAAGCAGGCCACGGTGGCGCGGCACACCAGCGTCACCGACCACTACCTGCGCGGCGCCTACTACCCGGCCGGCGGCGGACAGGTGCTCGCCGCCGGTCTGGTCGAGGTGATCGAGGCGCACGGCGGACAGGTCCGCACCCGCAGCCGGGTGGCCCGCATCCTCGTCGAGGACGGCACGGTCCGCGGCGTCCACCTGGAGAGCGGCGAGGTCGTCACCGCCGGCCTGGTGGTGTCCAACGCCGACTACCCGCGCACCGTGCTCGAACTCGTCGGCCCGGAGCACTTCCAGAAGTCGGTCGTCACCCGCACCGCGCAGGCGAGGATGGGCATGCCCTGGCTGGTCCTCTACCTCGGTCTCGACACCGACCTGCGGGAGCGGCCCAACGCCAACCTGTGGTGGTACGACACCGACGACATCGACGGCTACTTCGACCGGGTGAGCGGCGGCGAGACGGGCGAGGTGCCCTTCCTGTTCTGCTCGTTCGCCTCGCTGAAGGACCCGCACAACCGGGAGCTCTGCCCGCCCGGCCACGCCAACCTCCAGGTGATGACGCTCTGCCCGCCGGACTACGCGTGGTGGGGCGTCGAGGAGGGACCGGCCGGCGGCGGCGACTACCGCCGCAACCCGACCTATCTGCGGCGCAAGCAGGAGCTCACCGAGGCCACCCTGGACGCCGCCGAGAAGGCCCTCGGCCCGCTGCGGCCGCACCTCACCCACATCGAGGCCGCCACCCCGCTCACCCACGAGCGGTACACCCTCTCCACCGGCGGCACCCCCTTCGGCATGGCGGAATGGGGCGGCACCGCCCGCCCCGGCACCGCCACCGCCGTCAAGGGACTGCACGTCGTCGGCGCCAGCACCCAGGCCGGCAACGGCATCGCCGGCGTCATGCTCGGCGGGATCGGCTGCGCCGGCGACATCCTCGGCGAGCCGCTGCTCGCCGCCGCCCGCGCCGGGACCGTGTACGGCGACCCGGACCTGTTGCCCGCACGGGCCGAGGGCTGGGACCCGCGGGAGGTGTGCCGCGGGTCGGCCCGCCGCACCGCCCCCGCACGCCCCCGCCCCTTCCACCTCCCGTCGCCCGGCCCCGCCGGCGCCCGCGGGTGA
- a CDS encoding acyl carrier protein has protein sequence MTTAIDTTAQARIKEIVCDVLELEEDEVTDSSLFKEDHGADSLRAIEILAGLEKEFKITIEQSELERMVNLDGVYAVVGEAVAAQK, from the coding sequence ATGACCACGGCCATCGACACCACCGCCCAGGCCCGCATCAAGGAGATCGTCTGCGACGTCCTCGAGCTCGAGGAGGACGAGGTGACCGACAGCAGCCTCTTCAAGGAGGACCACGGCGCCGACTCGCTGCGCGCCATCGAGATCCTCGCGGGCCTCGAGAAGGAGTTCAAGATCACCATCGAGCAGTCCGAGCTGGAGCGCATGGTCAACCTCGACGGCGTCTACGCCGTGGTGGGCGAGGCCGTCGCGGCCCAGAAGTAA